The following are encoded together in the Zingiber officinale cultivar Zhangliang chromosome 8A, Zo_v1.1, whole genome shotgun sequence genome:
- the LOC122009680 gene encoding mitochondrial succinate-fumarate transporter 1-like, whose product MAAGEGGATPPSEEWNSKKSPPSTPPYVRAVAGSLGGVVEACCLQPIDVIKTRLQLDRTGAYRGIVHCGATAARTEGVRALWKGLTPFATHLTLKYALRMGSNAVLQSAFKDAATGDLSNRGRIAAGFGAGVIEALLIVTPFEVVKIRLQQQKGLRPELLKYKGPVHCARMIAREEGILGLWAGAAPTVMRNGTNQAAMFTAKNAFDVLLWKKQEGDGKVLQPWQSMISGFLAGTAGPICTGPFDVVKTRLMAQSKSGGEVKYKGMVHAIRTIFAEEGLHALWKGLLPRLMRIPPGQAIMWAVADQVTGFYDKTYLQPAKL is encoded by the exons ATGGCCGCCGGAGAAGGCGGCGCCACACCTCCGTCGGAGGAGTGGAATTCTAAGAAGTCTCCGCCGTCGACACCGCCGTATGTGAGGGCGGTGGCCGGATCCCTCGGTGGCGTCGTCGAGGCCTGCTGCCTCCAGCCCATCGACGTGATCAAGACCCGGCTCCAGCTCGATCGCACCGGAGCCTACCGCGGCATCGTGCACTGCGGCGCCACCGCGGCTCGGACGGAGGGCGTACGAGCTCTATGGAAGGGACTCACACCCTTCGCCACGCACCTCACGCTCAAGTACGCGCTCCGCATGGGCTCCAACGCCGTTCTCCAGTCCGCCTTCAAGGACGCCGCTACCGGCGATCTCTCTAACCGCGGAAGGATCGCCGCTGGATTCGGAGCCGGCGTCATCGAAGCCCTCCTCATAGTTACCCCCTTCGAG GTGGTGAAGATACGGCTGCAACAGCAGAAAGGCTTGAGACCAGAGCTTCTGAAGTACAAGGGTCCTGTCCATTGTGCAAGGATGATTGCCCGCGAAGAAGGCATTTTGGGTCTTTGGGCGGGAGCTGCGCCAACAGTTATGCGCAACGGAACAAACCAAGCTGCTATGTTCACAGCCAAAAATGCATTCGATGTCCTCCTCTGGAAGAAACAAGAGGGAGACGGAAAGGTCCTCCAACCATGGCAATCCATGATTTCGGGGTTTCTCGCGGGGACTGCTGGACCTATCTGCACAGGCCCCTTCGATGTTGTCAAGACGCGGTTGATGGCCCAAAGCAAATCTGGGGGTGAAGTAAAATACAAAGGCATGGTCCATGCTATTAGAACGATATTTGCCGAGGAAGGATTGCATGCACTTTGGAAAGGTTTACTTCCCAGGCTCATGAGGATTCCTCCTGGCCAGGCTATAATGTGGGCTGTTGCCGATCAAGTAACTGGATTCTATGACAAAACCTATTTACAACCGGCAAAGCTTTAA
- the LOC122009679 gene encoding probable protein phosphatase 2C 32 produces the protein MSCSVAIASSPVFSPSPISIACKGSPETLILNPSSPSASPCSRSASSPFRFRFQRATISLRAASGGFGGAASPSGVAVDLSPSPPPLGSSGSRSVLKRKRPARIDIPLAEASPFETEEVDGRREVQAESARYSVYCKRGRKRLEMEDRHKVSLDLNGNPKLAFFGIFDGHGGKKASEFAAENMGEFIAEEMSTSTRADSCSIEEIIRTGYLKTDAEFLKKAVNGGACCVTALVTDGDLVVSNAGDCRAVLSRAGKAEALTSDHKPSREDERERIESLGGYVDYCRGTWRLQGSLAISRGIGDAHLKEWVIPVPETKVVNIEPECEFLILASDGLWDKVGNQEAVDLARPLCVHAENASTLSACKQLVELSAARGSLDDISVMIVKLQHFVRR, from the exons ATGTCTTGCTCGGTAGCGATCGCAAGTTCGCCGGTGTTCTCCCCGTCTCCGATCTCGATAGCGTGTAAGGGATCGCCGGAAACTCTAATCTTGAATCCGAGCTCGCCCTCCGCGTCGCCCTGCTCCCGCTCAGCATCTTCCCCTTTCCGGTTCCGATTCCAGAGAGCCACCATCTCGCTGCGGGCTGCTAGCGGCGGGTTCGGAGGCGCGGCATCTCCATCCGGGGTAGCTGTCGATCTGTCTCCGTCACCGCCGCCGTTGGGATCGAGCGGCTCCCGTTCCGTCTTGAAGAGGAAGCGGCCTGCGCGGATTGATATTCCTTTGGCCGAGGCGTCTCCTTTCGAGACAGAGGAAGTGGATGGCCGGAGGGAGGTGCAGGCAGAGAGTGCGAGGTATTCAGTGTATTGCAAGAGggggaggaagcggttggagatgGAAGATCGGCACAAGGTGTCGTTGGACCTCAATGGGAATCCCAAACTG GCTTTCTTTGGCATTTTTGACGGACATGGAGGCAAGAAAGCTTCTGAGTTCGCTGCGGAGAACATGGGCGAGTTCATAGCAGAGGAAATGTCGACATCCACAAGAGCAGACTCCTGCAGCATCGAAGAAATCATCAGAACTGGATACTTAAAAACCGATGCCGAGTTCTTAAAGAAGGCAGTCAATGGAGGCGCTTGCTGCGTCACTGCCTTAGTTACAGACGGCGATCTCGTCGTCTCCAATGCCGGCGATTGCCGCGCTGTCTTAAGCCGAGCTGGTAAAGCAGAAGCCCTTACCTCCGACCACAAGCCCTCTCGTGAAGATGAAAGAGAGAGAATCGAGAGCCTC GGTGGCTATGTCGATTACTGCCGAGGAACATGGAGATTACAGGGCTCCCTCGCGATATCTAGAGGGATCGGAGATGCACATCTCAAAGAATGGGTGATTCCGGTGCCGGAGACTAAAGTCGTCAACATCGAACCTGAATGCGAGTTCTTAATCCTCGCATCTGATGGACTGTGGGACAAG gTCGGCAATCAGGAAGCAGTAGATCTTGCTCGGCCACTGTGCGTTCATGCGGAGAACGCATCGACGCTGTCTGCGTGTAAACAGCTCGTGGAATTATCTGCCGCGCGAGGCTCGCTGGATGATATAAGCGTGATGATAGTGAAGCTGCAGCATTTTGTTCGAAGGTGA
- the LOC122009681 gene encoding importin-11-like isoform X2, whose translation MVLFRTLKELSTKRLNSDQKTFHEIASQLFEFTWNLWKNDVQTILQTFSTISQSVITNSLVEHGHDLIIICERWLLCLKIIRQLIISGYPSDTTSAQEVLLVKEVCPVLLSAIQSFLPYYPAFRERQVQLCDFTKRSCTKLVKTLVVLQARHPYSFGDQTVLPAIIDFSLNMITNPDATIVSFEQFLIQCMVLVKSVLECKEYKPSLTGRVISESAASLSLEQRKKNISTAVSEMIKTILPSDRVILLCNVLIRRYFIFSAKDMDEWHQNPENFHHDQDMVQWTERLRPCAEALYIVLFENYKDLLSPIVVSILNEAMSGSPPLETEISHAMLLKDAAYTAAGHVYYELSNFLNFSDWFQGSLSIELSNKHPNMCIIHRKIAFILGQWASEIKGDTRKLVYHALIRLLQDNDIAVKLAACRSLCYLVQDTNFSEHDFSEHLPTCWSSCFKLMEEVEEFDSKVQVLNLISVLIDHVGDKVLPYASQLSNFFCKIWEESTGESLLQIQLLVALRNFVCSLGHQSSICSNLLLPILKSGINIDNPDSLNLLEDSILLLEATLSNAPSMVPQLFDFFPYLVVILERSFDYLQVATSIIEEYIIFGGIEFLNRHVSSLAKILDHIVGSVNEKGMLSTLPAIDLLVQCFPTEAPPLIAGVLQKLILICLSQQDGDHPSRTTVVTSSAAILARVLVMNTNYFAQLVSEPALQQSGFSVNQNILLALADIWVDKIDSATVIQRKIYALALCIMLTLRMPQIIDILDDILSACTGVILGGGDETTTSEDDSGGDTTSSLALNSDGIGYAGISSKDLRMRQIKDSDPIRQFSLENMLNENLKACAAFHGDASFNAAISRIHPSAFAQLQQALKM comes from the exons ATGGTTTTGTTTCGCACTTTAAAAGAACTATCGACAAAACGTCTCAACTCAGACCAGAAGACATTTCATGAG ATTGCCTCACAGTTGTTTGAATTCACGTGGAACCTTTGGAAGAATGATGTACAAACTATACTTCAAACTTTTTCTACTATTTCTCAATCTGTTATCACAAACTCATTGGTGGAACATGGACATGATTTGATCATCATTTGTGAAAGATGGTTGTTGTGTTTGAAGATCATTAGGCAACTGATTATATCTGGGTATCCTAGTGATACAACATCTGCACAG GAGGTTCTTCTGGTCAAGGAAGTTTGTCCTGTTCTCTTGTCTGCCATTCAATCTTTTCTTCCCTATT ATCCTGCATTCCGAGAAAGACAAGTCCAATTATGTGATTTCACTAAAAGATCGTGTACCAAGTTAGTGAAAACCTTGGTTGTCTTGCAAGCTAGGCATCCATATTCATTTGGTGATCAGACTGTTCTTCCAGCCATAATTGATTTTAGCTTAAACATGATAACAAATCCAGATGCTACAATTGTATCTTTTGAGCAGTTTCTTATTCAATGCATGGTTCTGGTAAAATCTGTACTGGAGTGCAAAGAATACAAACCAAGCCTCACTGGGCGTGTAATCAGTGAAAGTGCGGCTTCTttaagtttggagcaaaggaagaaaaatatatccaCAGCTGTTTCTGAAATGATTAAAACTATTTTGCCAAGTGACCGAGTGATTCTACTGTGTAATGTATTGATAAGAAG GTACTTCATTTTCTCAGCAAAGGATATGGATGAATGGCACCAAAATCCAGAAAATTTTCACCATGATCAAGACATGGTCCAATGGACAGAAAGACTTAGGCCTTGTGCTGAAGCATTGTATATTGTATTATTTGAGAACTATAAAGAT CTCTTGTCTCCTATAGTTGTTTCCATTCTAAATGAGGCAATGAGTGGTTCTCCgcctttagaaactgaaatttctCATGCAATGCTTCTAAAAGATGCTGCATATACTGCTGCCGGGCATGTTTACTATGAGCTCTCCAATTTCCTCAACTTCAGTGACTG GTTTCAAGGATCTTTGAGTATTGAACTTTCCAACAAGCATCCAAACATGTGCATTATTCATCGAAAAATTGCATTTATTCTTGGGCAGTGGGCTTCTGag ATTAAAGGTGACACCAGGAAGCTGGTCTATCACGCTTTAATCAGATTGCTTCAAGACAATGACATCGCTGTTAAA CTCGCTGCCTGTCGTTCTTTATGCTATCTTGTTCAGGACACAAACTTTTCTGAACATGATTTTTCGGAGCATCTACCAACATGCTGGAGTTCTTGTTTTAAGTTGATGGAAGAAGTTGAAGAGTTTGACTCGAAG GTACAAGTGTTGAATTTGATCTCTGTACTAATTGATCATGTTGGAGATAAGGTTTTGCCATATGCAAGTCAATTGTCCAATTTTTTCTGCAAG ATATGGGAGGAATCAACTGGTGAAAGTCTACTACAGATTCAGCTGCTAGTAGCATTGCGAAACTTTGTCTGCTCTCTTGGTCATCAATCATCAATTTGTTCGAACTTGCTTCTACCTATTCTGAAGAGTGGAATCAATATTGATAATCCTGATTCTCTCAATCTTCTAGAGGATAGTATTCTG CTCTTGGAAGCAACCCTTTCCAATGCTCCATCCATGGTGCCTCAGTTGTTCGATTTCTTCCCTTATCTGGTGGTTATACTTGAAAGAAGCTTTGACTATTTGCAG GTGGCTACAAGTATTATTGAGGAGTACATAATATTTGGTGGCATAGAGTTTCTAAATAGGCATGTTTCAAGCCTAGCTAAAATACTTGACCACATTGTTGGAAGTGTCAACGAGAAAGGGATGCTTTCAACTCTCCCAGCCATTGATCTCCTGGTTCAG TGCTTCCCTACTGAGGCTCCTCCATTGATTGCTGGAGTTCTCCAG AAACTCATCCTTATATGTTTGAGCCAACAAGATGGTGATCATCCTTCCAGAACTACAGTTGTTACTTCTTCTGCAGCCATTCTTGCAAGGGTCTTGGTGATGAATACTAACTATTTTGCCCAATTAGTATCTGAACCAGCTCTTCAACAGTCAGGATTTTCAGTTAACCAGAATATACTTCTTGCTTTAGCTGATATATGGGTTGATAAG ATAGACAGTGCGACTGtcatacaaagaaagatatatgCATTAGCTCTTTGTATCATGTTGACTTTGAGAATGCCACAAATCATTGAtatacttgatgatattctaag TGCTTGTACTGGTGTTATCCTAGGAGGTGGTGATGAGACAACTACAAGTGAAGATGACTCGGG GGGTGATACCACAAGCTCTCTTGCACTAAACAGTGATGGCATTGGATATGCTGGTATTTCAAGCAAAGACTTAAGGATGCGACAA ATTAAAGATTCGGATCCAATCAGACAATTTTCCTTGGAGAATATGCTTAATGAAAATTTAAAAGCATGTGCAGCTTTTCATGGAGATGCATCTTTCAATGCCGCTATTAGCCGCATTCATCCTTCGGCATTCGCTCAGTTACAACAAGCATTGAAGATGTAG